The following proteins come from a genomic window of Lytechinus pictus isolate F3 Inbred chromosome 1, Lp3.0, whole genome shotgun sequence:
- the LOC129257735 gene encoding uncharacterized protein LOC129257735, with the protein MNTPPEVMNMGSPEEYHDPGLPGHHFDLSVQPQAWKDGSQSTTVLQPNGGYDDKLDVKEEEEQETRERGHEEYEKVNEEDEEFSSAPSSGSSGDEADDDEDNEDDQLDRESLTHEQSSRRGSHSDESESEDPESSREQINYGLGKPIGTRNREVDEDVAIHEESHTAHDVHDDLEGSRREMNQGDIEEEDDEEDEGEYEDENDEEDRIKETQKLVAKIEHDIQGLRFQAKQRGHLLSDLHRYGAQNQQRRKEQEYMKQSSKEPTSSPHRTAPQPKPSDEGKIIERPVSIKLRLRTRSTSPKTQQEQYALPPVVKAKPGKVIKRVLRIGKQLGRWEAWKESLAAKTDSELAKIMMDHMDKSYFQQFMAPPKPEKGLKRKKKESLKHQRKTKKPKQVKVEKPEEWADGYLDDDDIDDIYDPVEEKDDYDYDPARDSEAFGAYKTSNPVRNKRKSQRPRKLMDVNSSPRQSRMTKSTTRQPKRSLKVQKNREQEGGEAPVVQLKKRGRKPKPKPIIIKTEKKKRRAPRIHTGGRRPSVMSTLKNLDWNALPRRYECKICCLRLDGIDTFRSHLESVHGAEYLKSKEPTNPAVEDNSNDGQEAEKHFHGSEKQFHDPGKHYEDLGHLPDQHSSMQESEQRRMAESEMYRTMAYGPDMVDARRFEMMPPFKRHLHESYSNEWGKMQGNMYSRPLASGQMMPGEQSWGPNRGYDAIPGYRKHYEDGREWGKSGGQYPHVITSLGQNMQMGIDGGGGGGHRQEQHGEGYNMPEGNLMGMDSAPSQDNTYVDMNLRHSEENTHPNDEDVTQERTERVEESVSDQRPEKETEHDTESRSNEGIKEVEDGTNEQQDDDDQKEDEDEPGMKKKRKKTKPVKEWEEIDRWANTFVHCPQCDDYIRFRPGQKNFHFAVHAERRLCQECGKMFTKEAFRAHVRVHQAKKLGEVLKHICEVCGKGYRFKCSLSSHMRCHTGEREFECKICGKKFLSTHGLEKHELVHRKVKPHMCPDCGRGFTQYHNMLAHRRQHTGEKPYRCNFCDRSFTHNVSLKNHKKKEHGVDLWAGSGGKPPSSSRQRSKSTKSAPTVPVSPPVPQQPPSQPKPSVPSERELMHTLDPTQLYNMMPTLDYGHY; encoded by the exons ATGAATACTCCTCCAGAAGTGATGAATATGGGATCACCAGAGGAGTACCATGATCCAGGCCTTCCAGGGCATCACTTTGACCTCTCAGTTCAACCACAGGCATGGAAGGATGGGAGTCAGTCTACAACAGTCCTGCAACCAAATGGAGGTTATGATGACAAGCTTGAtgtgaaagaagaagaagagcaaGAGACGAGGGAGAGGGGGCATGAAGAATATGAAAAGGTGAATGAGGAAGATGAGGAATTCAGCTCGGCACCATCATCAGGATCATCTGGAGATGaggctgatgatgatgaagacaatgAGGATGATCAATTAGATAGAGAG aGTTTGACACATGAGCAGTCTTCGAGAAGAGGTAGTCATTCAGATGAATCAGAGAGTGAAGATCcagaatcttcaagagaacaaATAAACTATGGTCTTGGTAAACCAATAGGTACTAGGAATAGAGAGGTTGATGAGGATGTGGCTATACATGAAGAAAGTCACACAGCTCATGATGTCCATGATGATCTCGAAGGCTCTCGGAGAGAGATGAACCAAGGGGACATAGAAgaggaagatgatgaagaagatgaaggggAATATGAGGATGAGAATGATGAGGAAGATAGAATTAAAGAGACACAAAAACTTGTTGCTAAGATCGAGCATGATATCCAGGGCCTGCGATTCCAGGCAAAACAACGCGGGCATCTGCTTTCAGATCTACACAGGTACGGTGCACAAAACCAGCAGCGAAGAAAGGAACAAGAATATATGAAGCAGTCTTCTAAGGAACCAACAAGCAGCCCTCACAGGACAGCACCGCAACCAAAGCCCAGTGACGAAGGCAAGATAATTGAAAGGCCAGTGTCTATCAAACTGCGCCTTAGAACTCGGAGCACATCCCCTAAGACACAGCAGGAGCAGTATGCTTTACCCCCGGTTGTGAAGGCTAAACCAGGAAAAGTGATAAAGCGTGTTTTGAGAATAGGAAAGCAGCTTGGTCGATGGGAAGCATGGAAGGAGAGCTTAGCTGCTAAAACAGATAGTGAACTGGCAAAGATCATGATGGACCA CATGGACAAGTCCTATTTTCAGCAATTCATGGCTCCtccaaaaccagagaaaggcCTGAAacggaaaaagaaagagagccTCAAACATCAGAGGAAGACAAAAAAACCTAAGCAAGTGAAAGTCGAGAAACCTGAAGAATGGGCCGATGGTTATCttgatgacgatgatattgatgatatatATGATCCAGTCGAAGAGAAGGATGACTATGACTATGATCCAGCTCGCGATTCTGAAGCCTTTGGAGCCTATAAG ACATCAAATCCAGTGAGAAATAAGAGGAAATCCCAGAGACCTCGGAAGTTGATGGATGTGAACTCCAGCCCTCGACAATCCAGGATGACCAAATCTACTACACGCCAGCCAAAGAGATCCCTTAAGGTCCAGAAGAATAGGGAGCAAGAAGGTGGAGAAGCACCTGTTGTACAGCTAAAGAAGAGGGGACGGAAACCGAAACCAAAACCGATTATCATCAAGActgaaaagaagaagagaagagctCCCAGGATACACACTGGTGGAAG GAGACCTTCTGTGATGAGTACTTTAAAAAACCTTGACTGGAATGCTCTTCCAAGGCGCTATGAGTGCAAGATCTGTTGCCTTCGGTTGGATGGAATCGATACCTTCAGGTCTCACCTAGAATCAGTGCATGGTGCTGAATATCTGAAATCCAAGGAACCAACCAATCCTGCTGTAGAGGATAATTCAAATGATGGGCAGGAGGCAGAGAAACACTTCCATGGTTCAGAGAAGCAGTTCCATGACCCTGGGAAACATTATGAAGACCTGGGCCATCTGCCTGACCAACATTCATCTATGCAGGAGAGTGAGCAACGCAGAATGGCAGAGAGTGAGATGTATCGGACAATGGCTTACGGGCCAGATATGGTGGATGCGAGACGCTTTGAGATGATGCCGCCGTTCAAGAGGCATCTTCATGAAAGCTATTCCAATGAGTGGGGTAAAATGCAAGGAAATATGTACAGTAGACCCTTGGCATCAGGCCAGATGATGCCTGGGGAACAGTCCTGGGGGCCTAACCGAGGGTATGATGCCATCCCTGGCTACCGGAAGCATTATGAGGATGGGCGGGAGTGGGGTAAGAGTGGGGGGCAGTACCCCCATGTTATTACATCTCTTGGACAGAATATGCAAATGGGAATTGAtggaggaggagggggtgggCATAGACAGGAGCAACATGGGGAAGGGTATAACATGCCTGAAGGTAATCTTATGGGAATGGACTCTGCCCCCTCCCAGGACAACACTTATGTTGATATGAATTTGAGGCACAGTGAAGAAAATACACATCCGAATGATGAGGATGTAACGCAGGAGAGGACAGAGAGGGTTGAAGAAAGTGTAAGTGACCAAAGACCAGAAAAGGAAACTGAACATGACACTGAATCAAGATCAAATGAAGGCATCAAAGAGGTTGAAGATGGGACTAATGAGCAacaagatgatgatgaccagaaggaagatgaagatgagcctggaatgaaaaagaagagaaagaaaacaaaacctGTCAAAGAGTGGGAAGAAATAGACAGGTGGGCCAACACATTTGTTCACTGTCCACAATGTGATGACTATATTCGCTTTCGTCCTGGGCAGAAGAACTTCCATTTTGCTGTGCATGCAGAGCGTCGTCTGTGCCAAGAGTGTGGGAAGATGTTTACCAAAGAGGCTTTCAGAGCTCATGTCCGAGTTCACCAGGCTAAGAAACTGGGAGAAGTCCTCAAGCACATCTGTGAAGTCTGTGGCAAAGGCTACCGCTTCAAGTGCAGCTTGAGCTCTCACATGCGCTGCCACACAGGAGAGCGGGAATTTGAATGTAAGATATGTGGTAAGAAGTTCCTCTCAACCCATGGGCTGGAGAAACACGAACTGGTCCATCGTAAAGTGAAGCCCCACATGTGCCCTGATTGTGGGCGTGGCTTCACCCAGTATCATAACATGCTTGCCCATCGGAGACAACACACCGGTGAGAAACCCTACCGCTGTAACTTCTGCGATCGTTCATTCACTCACAATGTCAGTCTGAAGAATCACAAGAAGAAGGAGCATGGGGTGGATCTATGGGCAGGATCTGGTGGTAAACCGCCATCCTCAAGTCGTCAGCGGTCCAAGTCAACAAAAAGTGCCCCTACAGTTCCTGTCAGTCCTCCTGTACCCCAACAGCCACCTTCACAGCCAAAGCCATCAGTGCCAAGTGAAAGAGAGTTAATGCATACATTAGATCCTACACAGCTCTATAACATGATGCCCACCCTTGATTATGGGCATTACTAA